Part of the Falsibacillus albus genome, CTTTGAAAGCTTGATCACAGTTTCTGGATGGATCGTCACCACTGATCGTCCCGGAACATTATAAAGCATGACAGGCAAGGAAGTAGACTCAGCAACCGCTTTAAAATGCTGGTACATCCCTTCCTGACTTGGTTTATTATAATAAGGAGCGACAATCATGGCAGCGTCAACCCCGATGGCTTCCGCTTTTTTCGTCAACTCGATTGTTGCTTGTGTATTGTTGCTTCCAGTACCGGCGATGATTGGCACCCTTCCACCATTTACCTTTACCACATGGCGGAACAGTGCAAGCTTCTCTTCCGTTGTCAATGTAGGTGATTCACCAGTCGTTCCGGCGATGACCAATGAGTCCGTACCATTTTCAATCAAGTAATTGACAAGTGTCGTTGTTTTTGCGAAATCGATGTTCCCTTTGTTATCAAAAGGTGTGACCATTGCTGTAGATACACGGCCAAAATTAATCATCTTCATACTCTCCTTGCCTCAATAAAAATTAAAAATCCGTCGCATTGTATTCAAAAATATCTTTTTGTAGTTGAAAAGCATCATGCAAAGCGTTGACCGCTTTCACCAGATCGTCTTCCTTCACCAGCACCCATATGGTCGTATGGCTGTCTGCCGATTGAAGAATTCGGATTCCTTCATCAGAAAGGGCAGTCACAATTTTTGATGTTACACCGGGAACGCCTGTGATCCCTGCACCAACCACCGAAACTTTTGCACACCCTTCTTCCACCTTCGGATCGTAACCTAAGTCCTTAAGTACAGAGTATGCCCGAGGTAGGACCGCCTGTGAGACAGTATAGACGACTCCTGTTGGCGAAATATTAATAAAATCGACGCTGATATTTTCACGGGCCATTGCGCTGAACACTTCTGATTGCAAATTATACTGATCTTTTTTAGCGAACACTTTAATTTGTGCTACGCCGCCGACATGAGCAATCCCCGTCACAAGGCGCTCCCTTATATCAGAACCTCTATTTTGCTTATTCATGGATGTGACCAAGGTACCCATCCCATCTGAATATGTGGATCTGATCCGGATCGGCACTTTTGCCTGCATGGCGATTTCCACTGCCCTTGGGTGAATGACCTTGGCGCCCTGGTAAGCCATGTTGCA contains:
- the dapA gene encoding 4-hydroxy-tetrahydrodipicolinate synthase, whose amino-acid sequence is MINFGRVSTAMVTPFDNKGNIDFAKTTTLVNYLIENGTDSLVIAGTTGESPTLTTEEKLALFRHVVKVNGGRVPIIAGTGSNNTQATIELTKKAEAIGVDAAMIVAPYYNKPSQEGMYQHFKAVAESTSLPVMLYNVPGRSVVTIHPETVIKLSKLPNIVAVKEASGDLDAMTDIIAGTDEDFALYSGDDGLTLPVLSIGGNGVVSVASHVIGNEMQEMISAFYEGEIPAASKLHQKLLPLMRGLFSAPSPTPVKTALQMKGLDVGSVRLPLIPLTEQERNGIASLLNNIKE
- the dapG gene encoding aspartate kinase, which codes for MKMIVQKFGGTSVRDPESRNQAKKQIEKSIAEGYKVVVVVSAMGRKGEPYATDTLLSLVGGQGTAISKREQDVLLSCGETISSVVFTNLLIQSGISAVSLTGAQAGFITNNDHTNAKIIEMKCDRIIRELKYNDVVVVAGFQGAAKNGDITTIGRGGSDTSAAALGAALNAEWIDIFTDVEGIMTADPRIAEKARPLEVVTYNEVCNMAYQGAKVIHPRAVEIAMQAKVPIRIRSTYSDGMGTLVTSMNKQNRGSDIRERLVTGIAHVGGVAQIKVFAKKDQYNLQSEVFSAMARENISVDFINISPTGVVYTVSQAVLPRAYSVLKDLGYDPKVEEGCAKVSVVGAGITGVPGVTSKIVTALSDEGIRILQSADSHTTIWVLVKEDDLVKAVNALHDAFQLQKDIFEYNATDF